From the genome of Spinacia oleracea cultivar Varoflay chromosome 2, BTI_SOV_V1, whole genome shotgun sequence, one region includes:
- the LOC130467530 gene encoding uncharacterized protein → MVGIKKAFGPCIRHSRSDHGEASSENYESIRASVKKEFEGELEKRVEKRVAESLQKQLSTLLKTGQLNSISTPILHDLHLNDSARVDLDVSATRTTRHILVPQPRELKERTPCRLALEDKVSGNNIVVADGMVQPSDGALPQHFTSMKPGHYKVQVDFVYDGHVDDILPVPTGDGFTNLGGALGSFVQWPIHLVIFEDGEDCTSPPKKKSKSNVSKERDGSSNKKTTVLAAQKKTTDLASKVNPLKLIRT, encoded by the exons ATGGTTGGTATCAAAAAGGCTTTCGGTCCGTGTATTCGACATAGTAGAAgtgaccatggtgaagcttcATCAGAAAATTACGAATCAATCAGAGCTTCTGTGAAAAAGGAGTTTGAAGGTGAATTAGAGAAAAGGGTAGAGAAAAGGGTGGCAGAGTCCCTCCAAAAGCAACTAAGCACCTTGTTAAAAACAGGACAACTAAACTCCATTTCTACCCCGATACTTCATGACCTCCACTTAAATGATTCTGCCAGAGTTGACCTTGATGTTAGTGCTACAAGAACCACTCGTCACATCTTAGTGCCGCAACCACGCGAGCTAAAG GAAAGGACTCCATGTCGTCTTGCCCTTGAGGATAAAGTTTCAGGCAACAACATTGTCGTGGCGGATGGTATGGTACAACCCTCAGATGGTGCATTGCCCCAACATTTTACATCGATGAAGCCTGGTCACTATAAAGTCCAAGTTGATTTTGTTTACGACGGACATGTTGATGATATTCTTCCGGTACCTACGGGAGATGGTTTCACTAACTTAGGCGGTGCTCTGGGTAGTTTTGTGCAATGGCCCATACACTTAGTGATTTTCGAAGACGGCGag gATTGTACTTCACCTCCTAAAAAGAAGTCCAAGTCTAATGTTTCTAAAGAGAGGGATGGTAGCTCCAACAAAAAGACAACGGTATTAGCGGCCCAAAAGAAGACAACAGACTTAGCATCCAAGGTAAAccctctaaaactcattcgaacctaa
- the LOC130466998 gene encoding uncharacterized protein: MTSAPDDIYDNTTIPLAASVWHSDFDQETYITASDIGEFLRGACLNISAIQVYILCLLHDHAKSFEMSRISFICPEIMSSTRIKADPGAPTMYLKNIFQAEIEKEKMGNPNLTNWFLIPYNQENHWNLYVMDLRRGYVYIFDSARDPRRTDYAWGILSLAYQVYKCNGGHCPNKTSFKSCKPIHIEV; this comes from the exons ATGACTTCGGCGCCTGATGATATATATGATAATACTACCATCCCATTGGCGGCCTCAGTTTGGCACTCGGATTTTGATCAAGAAACATACATAACTGCGTCTGATATAGGAGAGTTCCTTCGCGGGGCGTGCTTAAACATTTCAGCGATCCAAGTCTACATAtt gtgtttattgcacgatcatgccaaatcatttgaaatgtctcggatttcgttcatttgtcccgagattatgtcaagcactagaatcaaggccgaccctggagcgccaacaatgtatttgaaaaacattttccaagctgaaattgaaaaggagaagatgggtaatcctaacctaactaattggtttttaatcccatataatcaaga aaatcattggaatttatacgtgatggacctacgtagaggttatgtatatattttcgattctgctagagatccacgtcgaacagattatgcatggggaatcttgagttt ggcataccaagtgtacaagtgcaatggtgggcattgtccgaataaaacgagttttaagtcgtgtaaacccattcatatagaggtataa